CATCCGGAAATATAACGCCAGAATTCTGGAAGTAACAAAAGACTATACAGCCATAGAAAAAACAGGACATAAAGCAGAAACACAGCGACTTTTTGAAGAATTAAGACCCTATGGCGTACTTCAGTTTGTGCGCTCGGGAAGAGTAGCTATAACGCGACTAAAAAAAGAATTATTGAGTGAATATTTGGTGAAGCTTGAAAAAAAAGCCTTGGCCGAATAAATAAATTATGAAAAGTATAAATAGAATCTTAAAAAAATAGAACACAATGGCAACAATGAAATTTGGAGAAGTAGAAGAAAATCTTGTAACACGAGAAGAATTCTCATTAGATAAAGCAAGGGAAACGCTTGCAGATGAAACAATTGCAGTAATTGGCTATGGCGTTCAAGGTCCCGGACAAGCACTCAATCTTAAAGACAATGGCTTTAATGTAATTGTTGGGCAGCGTAAAAATTCCAAATCTTGGGATAAGGCTGTCGCCGATGGCTGGGTACCAGAAGAAAACCTCTTCGATATTGAAACCGCTTGCGATAAAGGAACAATTATTCAATATTTGCTATCTGATGCTGGACAAATTGCCCTGTGGCCTACCGTTAAGCGTTATTTAACTCCAGGAAAAGCACTTTATTTTTCTCACGGATTTGCGATTACCTATAAAGAGCAAACCAATATTGTTCCACCAAAAGATGTAGATGTAATTTTAGTGGCTCCCAAAGGATCGGGAACGAGTCTTCGTAGAATGTTTTTGGAAAATCGTGGATTGAACGCCAGCTTTGCCGTTCATCAAGATGCTACAGGAAGAGCAACAGAACGCG
This DNA window, taken from Bacteroidales bacterium, encodes the following:
- the ilvC gene encoding ketol-acid reductoisomerase, which encodes MATMKFGEVEENLVTREEFSLDKARETLADETIAVIGYGVQGPGQALNLKDNGFNVIVGQRKNSKSWDKAVADGWVPEENLFDIETACDKGTIIQYLLSDAGQIALWPTVKRYLTPGKALYFSHGFAITYKEQTNIVPPKDVDVILVAPKGSGTSLRRMFLENRGLNASFAVHQDATGRATERVSALGIGVGAGYLFNTTFKKEVYSDLTGERGTLMGAIQGIFAAQFEVLRENGHSPSEAFNETVEELTQSLMPLVAENGMDWMYANCSTTAQRGALDWWKKFRDATKPVFNDLYNKVAEGHESAVVIEANSKEDYRKSLDAELDELHNSEMWKVGAVVRKLRPENN